CCGAGGTGTTCAAGATCGAGGACCCGGGTTCCGGGCGCGGCGACGGCGGCGACATCATGCGCTGGGCCGGCCACGTGCCCGAGGGCGCGCCCCGGGACCTGGGCCCGATCTTCCTGACCATCAACCGCAACAAGCGCTCGGTGGTGGTGGACATGAAGGACCCGGCGACCAAGCCGCTGATGGAGGCCCTGATCCGCTCGTGCGAGGTCTTCGCCACCTCCATCCGCTACGAGGGCCTCAAGCGCCTGGGCCTGGCCTACGAGGATGTCCGCGCCCTGCGTCCGGACGTCGTCTATGTCCACGCGGCGGGCTATGGCTCGGAGGGGCCCTATGCCGGCGAGCCGGCCTATGACGACCTGATCCAGTCGGCCTCCGGCCTGGCCGACCTCCTGCCGCGCACGGACGGGAACCCCACGCCGCGCATCCTGCCGACCCTGGTCGCCGACAAGGTCTCGGGCCTGTTCATGAGCCAGGCCATCACCGCCGGCCTCCTGCACCGCGAGCGCACCGGCGAGGGCCAGTTCATCGAGGTGCCCATGCTGGAGTGCATGACCAGCTTCACCCTGGTCGAGCACCTCTACGACCACGCCTTCGACCCGCCCATCGGCCAGTGGGCCTACCAGCGCGTGGCCAATCCCAACCGCCGGCCCTACCAGACGAAGGACGGCTACATCGGCCTGTTGCCCTACACGGACAAGCAGTGGGACCAGTTCTTCGCCGCCGCCGGCATGGCCGAGAGCTTCGGCAAGGACCCGCGGTTCTCCGACTACGCCACCCGCGGCAAGCACATCCAGGAGCTCTATGGCCTGGTCGGCGAGGTCACCCAGACCAAGACGACCCAGGAGTGGCTGGACCTCCTCAAGCCCCTGTCCATCCCGGTGGTGCGCACCGCCCGGCTGGACGACCTGCCCGACGACCCGCACCTGTCCGCCGTGGGCTTCTTCGAGCGCCACGAGCACCCGCACGCCGGTCCGTATCTCGCCATGAAGCCGCCGGTGAAGTTCGCCGCCTCGCCCAGCAACATCCGCCGCCACCCGCCCCGCCTGGGCGAGCACACCGACGAGGTCTGGGCGGAGCTGGGTCTGGAGAAGCCGTGAGGGGATGGCGGAGGGGCCGGTGACCCCCTATAAGTCGGCTTCACCGACAGCTCCCCCTGGGGGGAGCAATTGAGCGCTCTAATTCCTCCCCCAAGGGGGAGGTGGACCGCGCAGCGGGCCGGAGGGGGTCTGCGGCGAGGGGGATTGACCCCCTCACCGACCTTCGGTCGGAGCTCCCCCTTGGGGGAGCAATGGGTTCCATAATTCCTCCCCATCAGGGGGAGGTGGACCGGGACGCCAGTCCCGGGACGGAGGGGGTCTCCCGAGCCGCCATGGGTTAGGGGACTGTGTTCCAGCGAAGAAGGAAGGCCTGATGCGCATCTCGATCATGGGGGTTTCCGGGGCGGGCAAGTCGACCCTGGCCGCCAGCCTGGCTGAGCGGCTCGGCCTGGAGCGGGTCGAGCTGGACGCCCTGAACTGGCTGCCGGGCTGGCGCGACCTACACAGCGAGGACCCTCAGGCCTTCGTCGACCGGGTGGAGGCCGCCACACGGGGCGAGAGATGGGTCACCGACGGCAACTACACCATCTGCCAGGACCTTATCTGGAGCCGGGCCACCGACGTCATCTGGCTGGACTATCCCCTCTCGGTCAGCATGCCGCGGCTCCTAAGGCGCACGCTGAACCGGGCGGTCACGGGGCGCGAGCTGTGGGGAACGGGCAACCGCGAGCACTTCACCCGCTGGTTCGACAAGGACCATCCGGTCTGGTTCACCCTGCGCCATCGCACCCGGGCGAACGCCAAGCGCGAGGCGCGGTTCGCGGACCCGAAGTGGGCGGGCCTGCGCCTTCACCGGGTGAAGTCGCCCCGGGAGGCCGAAGCCCTGCTGGAGCGGATGGCGGCGGACGCCCGGGCATGAAAAAGCCCGGCCGCCTTGCGGGCGACCGGGCGGTTCCGGAGGCGAAAAGTCCCTTTCGGGTTACTTCTTGACGCCGTCCTTGGCCTCGTCCGCCGTCTTGGTGACGGCGCTGCCGGCGGCCTGGACGTCCTTGCCGACGCCCGCGATGGTGTTGCAGCCGGCCACGGCGAGGGTCGCCGCGGCGGCCGCGAGGATGAGGATCTTGCGCATGTCGGCCATCCTTTGCCTGAGCCTGAAAACTGTCGTCCCTTAGGCTCCCGCTTTGGTTAACAGACGCTGAACAGGAGGCGGTGAGGCCGTTGACCTCCGCCCAGGCTTCGCCGGGAGCTCCCCGTTGGGTGAGCAATGGCTCCCTAATTCCTCCCCCCAGGGGGAGGTGGCCCGCGAATGCGGGCCGGAGGGGGTCAGCTGAGCCGCCGTTGACCCCCTCACCGCGCTGCGCGCGGAGCTCCCCCTTGGGGGAGCAATGGCGCTTCAGGCCGGACGGAAGACCGGCGCCGGAGGGCCGCCCTCGGTGGGCTGGAAGCGCACCTTCACCCTCTGGCCGATCTTCAGGCTGTCCGGGTCGCAGTCCACGAAGTTGGTCAGCACCGCCGGGCCCTCGTCGAGGGTGACGTAGCCGATCACGTAGGGACCCGTGGGCGAGCGCCGCATGATGGAGAAGGTGTAGATCACGCCCTCCCCGGGGCTCTCCTCCCACACGGTGTCGTCCGAGGCGCAGAAGGGGCAGATGGCCCGGGGGTACCAGTGCGCCTTGCCGCAGGCGGTGCAGCGCTTGATCAGGAACCGGCCCTCGGCGGCGGCGTCCCAGAAGGGCTTGGACTCGACGGTGACGGCGGGGGCGGGAATGGCCCGGCCGGCCGGCTTGGCTTCAGCTTCGCTCATCGTCCTACTCCCGCTCGAGGATGACCGTGGCCGCGCCGTGGCGCGTGCCGAGGGACCCGCCCGTGCCGTGGGCGATGGCCAGGTCGCAGTTGGCCACCTGGACCTTGGGGTGGGCCTCGCCGCGCAGCTGGCGCACCGCCTCGATGACCTTGGTGATGCCGCCCCGGTTGGTGGGGTGGTTGTTGCACAGGCCGCCGCCGTCGGTGTTGAAGGGCAGCTTGCCGACGCCCGAGATCAGGTTGCCGTCGGCCACGAAGCGCCCGCCCTGGCCCTTGGGGCAGAAGCCCAGGTCCTCGAGCTGCATCAGCACGGTGATGGTGAAGCTGTCGTAGATGGAGGCGTACTTGATGTCGGCGGGGGTGACGCCGGCCTCCTCGAAGGCCCGGGGACCGGACCAGACCGCGCCGGAATAGGTCAGGTCCAGGCCGTGGCCGCCGCTGGGGCCCTTGGGCGCCTCGCCGGCGCCGATCACCTTGACCTTCGGCCGGTTCAGGCTGCGGGCCACCTCGGGCGAGGTGACGATAAGGGCGCCGCCGCCGTCGGTGACGACGCAGCAGTCCAGGAGGTGCAGGGGATCGGCGATCATCCGCGAATTGACGACGTCCTCGACGGTGACCACGTCCTTCAGGAAGGCGTGCTCATTCCACTGGGCGTGGTGGCTGGCGGCCACCTTGATCCAGGCCAGCTGCTCGGAGGTGGTGCCGTACTCGTGCATGTGGCGCATGGCGCACATGCCGTAGGTGTTGTGGGTCGAGCCGCCGTAGATGTTCTCGAAGCCGGCCTCGGGCGGGCCGTCGGACAGCTGGCCGGGACGCGCGCCGCCGCCGCCGGGGCGGCCGCCCTGGCCCTGGCGCGGACGCCCGGCCAGGGTGATCAGGGCCACCTGGCACTTGCCGGCGGCGATGGCCTGGGCGGCATGGCCCACGTGCAGGATGTAGGAGGAGCCGCCGGTCTCCGTGGAGTCCAGGTGGCGGACATTGCGCAGGCCCATGTAGTCGACCATGGACATGCCGCCGAAGCCCGGCGCGTCGCCGGCGCAGAAGTAGCCGTCGACGTCGTCGAATGACAGGCCGGCGTCGGCCAGGGCGCCGCGGGCGCTCTCGAAATGCAGCTGGGCGCTGGTCTTGTCGGGGGCGTCGCGGGTGGGATGCTCCCACGCCCCCATGATGTAGGCCTTGCCTTTGAGGCTCATCTTCCTCCCCTTCCGGTGTGCTTCCGCCGGTTTGACCGGCAGGGCTTACCGCGCCCCGGCGAACGGGGAAAGCCCCGAGGCGGGCGAAGCCCGGTGAGGGGGTCGACGGCGACTCAGGAGACCCCCTCCGGCCCGCTGCGCGGTCCACCTCTCCCTGATGGGGGGAGGAATTGGAGGGCGGCCATAACCCGGGCAGATAGGGCTCTTGCCAATTGCCCAATACCGGACTGTGCGCGGCGGGCGCAGGGTGCAGGCTCGTCTTGCAGCCTCCACAGGACATCCGATGCCTCGTCCCCGAACCCTCCTCCTCGCCGCCGCCCTTGCGGGCGCGATGGCGCCCCAGGCCGTCCTGGCGGCCTCGCCGCCGAAGACGCCGGCGCCCGCCGCCGCCCCTGCGCTCGACCCCGCGGCGGCCGCGGCCCTGGACCGCATGGGCGCCTACCTGCGCTCGCTCAAGGCCTTCGACGTCCATGTCGAGACCGCCAGCGACGTCATCCTGAACAGCGGCCAGCGCATCCAGACCGAGCGCACCGTCGACTACGCCGTCGAGACGCCGAACCGCCTCGCCGCCCGGATCGAGGGCCCGCGCGGGGTGGTGAACCTCACCTATGACGGCGCGGCCTTCACCGTCGCCGGCGAGGACGGCTACTACGCCCAGGCGCCCCTGACCGGCTCGATCTCCACCCTGCTCGGCAAGGCCTACACGGCCTACGGGATCGACTTTCCCCTGCAGGACCTGTTCCGCTGGGGCGATCCCTCGGCGGTGACGCCCAGGCCGAGCGAGGGCTTCCGCGTCGGCTCGGCGAAGGTCGGCGGCGTGGCGACCGACCACTACGCCTTCCGCCAGCCGGGCGTCGACTTCCAGGTCTGGATCGACCAGGGCGACAAGCCCCTGCCCCGCAAGATGGTCATCACCTCCCTGACCGACCCCGCCCAGCCCCAGTACGTGGCGGTGATGAGCTGGAACCTGGCCCCCCGCCACGCGGACGGCCAGTTCACCTTCAAGCCCGCGCCCGGCGCGAAGAAGATCCGGTTCCGCGACGAACCGGCCGCGAAGTGAGGAGACCCCGCATGCGCATCCGAACCCTTCACCTGATGGCGCCGGTCCTGGCCCTGGCGGTCATCCTGCCGGCCGAGGCCTTCTCCCAGGCGCGCGGCGCCGCCCGGGGCGGTGCGCCCGTCGCCCGCGCGGCGGTCGGGCCCGGCCCGGCCAAGCGCGTCGAAGGCCCCCGCGACGTTCGCTCCTCGGCCCGCTCCAGCGTCAACGCCCCGGGCCGCGGCAACGTCAATGTCGGCAGCGGCGGCAACACCGTGGTGGTCAACAACGGCCGGCCCATGGACCAGCGCCGCTACGGCGCCCCGCCTCCGGGCTACCGGTCCGGCGGCTACTACTATGGCGGCGGCTACTACTATGACGACGACGACAACGAGTTCCTCGAGTTCGTCGGCAAGACCGCGGCGGTGACCGCCGGGGCGGCCATCGTCGGCTCCATCATCACCAGCAAGCCGACCGACAGCAATGGCGGCGACTGCAAGGAGCAGATGTCCGGCGGGCAGGTCTACCTCTACTGCAACGGCAAGTACTACCAGCCGGTCCAGACCAGCGGCGGCACGGCCTACCAGGTGGTGAACGCCCCGCCGAAGTAGGCCCCGGGCGCGGAAAAGGGCTGGCGCGGCGGGCGGCGGCGGGGCATCGATCCGCCGACCCCTCTTGCGGAGACGCCCCATGCCCACCCTCGCCGACCTCTGCGACGCCCACGAGGACGTGATCGAGGTCTGCCACGTTCCCTTCCGCGACTTCGGCGGCCGCGCGGCCTTTTCCGGCCCGATCCGCACCGTGCGCTGCTTCGAGGACAACGCCCTGGTCAAGCAGGCCCTGTCCGAGCCCGGCGATGGCGCGGTGCTGGTGGTGGACGGCGGCGGCTCCCTGCGCCGGTCCCTGCTGGGCGACAACCTCGCCGCCGACGCCGTGCGGAACGGCTGGGCCGGGGTGGTGGTGTTCGGCGCCGTGCGCGACACGGCCGAGCTCGCCGGCATGGACCTGGGGATCAAGGCCCTGGGGACCTGCCCCATGCGCACGGTCAAGCGCGGCGAGGGCCTGCGCGACGCCCCCGTCGCCTTCGGCGGCGTGGTCTTCGTGCCCGGCGACATCCTCCACGCCGACGAGGACGGCCTGGCCGTGCTGCCGGTGGAGGACGACGAGGCCTAGGGGCCCGGCGCTCAGCCGGGCTTGCCTCCGCCCGGCGCCATCGCTAGTTTCCGCGCCTCGCCCTCACCGGCCCCCTCCGGGGCGCCGTTCCTCGTCGGAGAGGTGGCTGAGTGGTCGAAAGCACCGCACTCGAAATGCGGCGTACCTTTACGGGTACCGTGGGTTCGAATCCCACCCTCTCCGCCACCCTTGTTTGAAAAATAAGGGAAATACGCCGCCGAATTGGTCGGGTCCCACTTTCGGTCCCACTTTGGGTGCCGAATTAAGTGCGAATTGCCAATTTCTACGCTGCGCGCTTCTCCACGGCAGGCACAGAGCGAGCGATTTTCTCGGCTACAGCTTTGAGCGTCTTTTCGTCTAGCCTCTGCTTTCGGTCGGTGGAGAACGTCTCGCGCACAAGCCGTTCAGCCTCGGCTAGAATTTCCGTTTGCGACATCTCCGTCCTCCTCAATCTGCGTCCAGAGACGATCGATAATCAGGTTGGTGAAGTAGCGAAACCAGTATTTTGGTTTCAGCTTCTTCATAGCCAGCTGGGCCTGAAGCGGCTCGTCCACTTCGACCAGTGGCAAGAGGGTTTTGGCCAGATCGTCGGGGCGGATGGTCGTGCCAGACGGTAGTGTCGCCTTGAGGAACGCATGGGTCCTCTTAACGGTCGCAAGCCAGGTCGCCTGACTTGTCAAGAAGAACGCAATCAGACCCGCTGCTTCGAGCTTTTGCTCCTCGTCGAGGGTAAGGGCCATCAGGCAATCTCCTTGACGCCGTTGAAGGCGATCAAGGCGATCCATGTGATCGCCCCTAGCAGCAGCGCGAGGGAAATCGCGCTCCAGCATTGGTTCATGTAGAGCCGACCGCCCAACCCAGTCGCTAGAGAGGCAAGGCAGAGAAGGAAACCTCCCAAAGCCGACCTGGCTTTGGCCCTATAGCCCTTCAGCACATGCTTTCGGTCTTGGACCGGATAGCCTTCGAAGCCCGAGAAGATCGCGCCCATGAATACGAGGATTAGGCCCGCGAGCGAAGCCGACGCACCTACAAGTTCAGTCGTGATGGCATAGAAATTCGGCAAATCTCCCCCCGGAGGCCGCTACGATTTCTAAGAGCATTGGTGATTTGCACGCCAACGGCAATAGCGGGACGTGAAAGCCGCCTCCGAGTGCCGCAAGGCTGAGACGCATTAAGACGGTTTTCGTCTTAGAAAGCGTCTTAATGCGTCTCATTTTCCGCTTTTGAGACACCCAAGCGTCTTGGCGGGTCGCCGCAAGCTGGCTTCATCGAGCGACCTGAACCTTGCTATAAACTTGCTATGATCTTGTGGTTCCCGCTGGCCGCTTCGAGGACGTTGCACCCTAACTACCAGCTCTTTGGTGAGACCCTGAGCGGAGGGCATAGGACCACCCTCACGAGGTCAGCAAGCCGACCTCGGCGGTCCCAGCCCCCCAACTTCCCATTTGCCACCCCGCCCCGCCGCGCGCACTCTTCTCGCAAGGACCCGAGGAGACCCGCCATGGCCGAAGGCGACAGCGCCCTGATGCAATCCGCCCGGGAGCGGGCCGCGGCGACGCCGCTCGACCGGTTCCACGTCGCGGACGTCAGCCACTTCACCAGCGACACCTGGGGGCCCTGGTTCGAGCGGCTGCGGCGGGAGGATCCGGTCCACTACTGCGCCGACAGCGAGTATGGGCCCTACTGGTCGGTGACCCGCTTCAACGACATCGTCGCGGTGGATTCCAACCACGAGGCCTTTTCGTCCTCCTCCGAGCGGGGCGGGATCGCGATCCAGGACGGCTACCAGCCCAACGCACTCTCCAGCTTCATCGGCCTGGACCCGCCGGACCATGACGCCCAGCGGCGGGTGGTCATGCCCCGGTTCTCGACCCAAGGCCTGGCCGGGCTGGAGCCCCTGATCCGCAGCCGGGCGGCGGCCATCCTCGACGAACTGCCGGTGGGCGAGACCTTCGACTTCGTCGACAGGGTCTCGGTGGAGCTGACCAGCCAGATGCTGGCCACCCTGTTCGACTTTCCCTTCGAGGCGCGGCGCCTCCTGCCCCAGGCCTCGGACATCATCCTCGCCCCCACGGGGGAGGGCGCCGAGTTCCGGACCAACGAGGACCGCCAGGCGGCCCTGACGCCCTATTTCGAGACCTTCGTGGGCCTGTGGGAGTCCCGCAAGGGCGGTGCGGGGGACGACCTCTTGTCCCTGCTGGCCAGCGACCCGGTCACCCGCAAGGACGGCCAGATGTTCGGCTACATGGGCAATGTGGTCCTCCTGACCGTGGCCGGCAGCGACACGACCCGGCACTCAATCACCGGCGCCCTCCTGGCCTTCCAGGACAATCCCGACGCCTATGACCGGCTGCGCGCCGACCCCGCCCTGCTGGACTCCGCCGTGCCGGAGATCATCCGCTGGCAGAGCCCCGTGGCCCACATGCGCCGCACCGCCACCCGCGACGTGGAGCTGGGCGGCAAGACCATCCGCAAGGGCGACAAGGTCATCATGTGGTACGTCTCGGGCAACCGGGACGGCGAGGTCATCGCCGATCCGGACCGCTTCGTGATCGACCGGACCCGGCCCCGCCAGCACGTGGCCTTCGGCTTCGGCATCCACCGCTGCGTCGGCAACCGGCTGGCCGAGATGCAGCTGAAGGTGGTGTGGGAGGAGATCCTCAGGCGCTTCCGGCGCATCGAGGTCGTGGCCCCGCCGCGGCGGCTGAACTCCAACTTCGTCAAGGGCTACGAGACCCTGCCGGTCCGCATCCTGCCCTGACGGGCTTCCCTTCCAGCAGAGGCGCGCGCCATGTCCGTCCAGGCCACCCTTGTCCACGAGGCCGACTGCGAGCTGGAGGGCTGGGAGGAGCCGGCGCCCGGCCTGGTGACCTGGCGCACCCTGTTCAGCGGCGAGCGGACCCCGACCCGGGGCCTCGTCCAGGGCGTGGCCGAGGTGCGCGCCACCCTGGCGACCCGCCCCGGCCTGCACCGCCACGCCCACGCCGAGACCTACTACATCCTCTCCGGGCGCGGGGTGATCGACCTGGACGGCGAGATGCGCCCTCTGGCGCCCGGCGACGCCGTCTTCATCCCCGGCGACGCCTGGCACGCCGCCTGGAGCGAGGGGGATGAGCCCCTGCGCATCCTCTACACCTTCGCCGCCGACGCCTTCGAAGACGTGGTCTACGAGTTCGCCGACAAAGGCTGAGGGGACGGGGCGGCGATGCCGTTGACCCCCTCCGGCCCGCTGCGCGGTCCACCTCCCCCTGGGGGGAGGAATGACACAGCAGTTGCTCCCCCAAGGGGGAGCTGTCGGCGAAGCCGACTGAGGGGGTCAAGGGCCCCTCAGCTGCACCCCCAGGCCGTACCGATCGCGCGCGCCGGGTCGGAGAGCCAGCGCCCGGTCGAGCTGCCCGCCTTGGCGGAGGGCCTGGCAACAGGTATGCGCCCTGCCCTTCCGGCAGCGCGGGCATGAATTCCCGGCCCTGCGCATCCGCCCGACCTGATGTAGGCTCCGTCCCTGCAAGACCTGACCCGGTGAGGTTCCCCGTGGCCGCCAAGACCCGCGCCGATCTCCTCAAGCGACTGGACCCCTATTGGAAGATGGAGGCGGCGAACGTCCTGTTCGTGCCGGCCTTCCTGATCTGGTTGGCCGGCGGCAAGGTGGGCTGGATCACCCTGGCGCCCATGGCGGCGACGGTCCTGCTCCTGGTCATCGGCGCGCTCTACTGGCGAGGAAAGGTTCGGCGGCTTCGGGGGGATGGCGGCGACTTCGCGGCGCTCCTGAGACGCCTCGCGGCCTGGAAGGCGCCGGCCCTGGTCCTGACCCTGGCGGGATGCGCCACCGCCCTGGCGGGATGGTGGGTTCCCGCCTGGTCAGCGGGCCTGGCCGACCGGAATGTCGCCACCGCCTGCGCGGTCCTCGCCGTCCTGGAATACGTGAACTACTACCACCGCCAGCTGCAGCACTTCGACAGCCGAGAGGACTTCCGCCGGCTGCTGACAGGCAGGGGCTTCCGGAAGTCCTGGCTGGCGCGCGACCTCGAGGCCCTTGGGCGGTCACCCGGATGAGGACAAGGGCGGCGGGGGGGCCTACCGGGAGGGGCGGCCTTTCCCGCTTTGCCCCGCCGCCTCCGCTTCCCTATCTGTCGACAGCCTCTCCTGGAGGGACCGCTTCATGTCTTCGCCCCTGACCGCCCCGCCCGAAGGCTTTGGCCCGATCCTGCGCTCGAGCCCGGTGCTGGACGCCCTGGGCGGGTTCATGAGCCGGGGCGAGGGCGAGGAGCTGGAGGTCGGGCTCTGGGTCGGACCCAACCACCTCAACGCCCGGGGCGGCCTGCACGGCGGGGTCATCGCCACCCTGATGGACGTGGCGACGGGCTACATGCTTGTCGCCCGGTCAGGCGGCCGGCGCCGGCTCACGGCGCGGATGACCCTGGACTACCGCGCAGCGGCGGGGCCAGGCGAATGGCTGCAGGTCTTCCTCGACCGCACGGAAGAAGACGGGCGCAAGACCCTGGTCCACGCCCGCCTGATGTCGGGCGAGCGGCGGGTGGCCGAGGCGACCGTCCTGTTCGTGGACGCCCCGGCGGCCCGGCCGGGCTGAAGACCGGACACCTGCAGGGATGGGGTTGGTGCGCCAGAATCTCCTCGAGCGCTTCCACCGGATCGAGGTGGCTGGCCCGACAGGCCGCCTGAACCCAAACCGCAGAATGGACCACGAGACCCTGCCGGTCCGCACCGCCGCGTGATCGGCGGGGATCGCAATCCCGGGCCAAGCCTGCGGCGTCACGAAAACGTATTTCACGCAAATCGCATCACCCCGTCGTGGGATTGACTTGCCTTTCGCTGTCAGCCAGCGTGGCGCGATGCACAGGCAATAGCGCTGGCAGTTTCATAAAGGGGAGTGAAAACCAGATGCAGTCCAAGGCCATACTGTTGGCTTCGAGCATTCTCGCCGCGAGCGCGGTGGGTCTCTCGGCCCAGGCCCAGAACGCCATGAACACCATCGACGAGTTGGTGGTGACCGCCGAAAAGCGCGAGCAGAGCCTTCAGGACGTTCCTGTCGCGATCTCCGCCTTCACCAGCAAGCAGCGCGACCTGGTCGGCATCTCGACCGTTCAGGACCTGACCAACTTCACCCCGGGCTTCGTTTACCAGTCGTCGAATGACCGCGCCTCGATGCGCGGCATCGGCCGACTCACCAACGTGCACGCCGTGGACGGCGCGGTGTCGATCTATATCGACGGCCTCTTCACCACCTCGACCGTCCTCGCGGGCGGCCCGCCCCTGGATGTGGCGCGGGTGGAAATCCTCCGTGGCCCCCAGGGCACCCTCTACGGCCGTAACGCCATCGGCGGCACGGTCAACGTGATCTCCGTGCGGCCGACCAAGGAACTCTACGCCGAAGTCCGCGGGATCGTGGAGAATTACGACTTCACCAACCTGCAGTTCGCCGCCTCCGGCCCCCTCACCGAGGGGCTGCGGCTGCGCGTGTCGGGCTACAAGCTCGACCAGCGGCAGGGCTACTTCAAGAACGTGACGCCGGGCCAGCCTTCGGAAGGCTCCGTGCGGAATGAATACCAGGTCCAGGTCCAGCTCGAGGCCGATCTCGGCGAGAACGCCGAGTTCTGGGCGTCGTACAAGACGCTCGGCTGGGACAACCGCGGCGGTCCGGGCGCCCGGTCCGGCTACCGCGCCGACCCCTTCTCGACCGGCCGGCTCGATCCGAACTATTCGATCGTCTACGCTTCGGCCCACGGGCTGACCCCGGAGACCGGCCTGGCCGGCATTGTTCCGGGCAGCCTTCGCCAGTTCAATGGCTCGACCGTCAAGTCGAACCCGGCGGCGCTGGACAATCGGACCTTCAGCGGGAACATCGCCCAGAAGGTTTCCCTGAGC
The sequence above is a segment of the Phenylobacterium parvum genome. Coding sequences within it:
- a CDS encoding DUF2092 domain-containing protein; translation: MPRPRTLLLAAALAGAMAPQAVLAASPPKTPAPAAAPALDPAAAAALDRMGAYLRSLKAFDVHVETASDVILNSGQRIQTERTVDYAVETPNRLAARIEGPRGVVNLTYDGAAFTVAGEDGYYAQAPLTGSISTLLGKAYTAYGIDFPLQDLFRWGDPSAVTPRPSEGFRVGSAKVGGVATDHYAFRQPGVDFQVWIDQGDKPLPRKMVITSLTDPAQPQYVAVMSWNLAPRHADGQFTFKPAPGAKKIRFRDEPAAK
- a CDS encoding thiolase domain-containing protein, which translates into the protein MSLKGKAYIMGAWEHPTRDAPDKTSAQLHFESARGALADAGLSFDDVDGYFCAGDAPGFGGMSMVDYMGLRNVRHLDSTETGGSSYILHVGHAAQAIAAGKCQVALITLAGRPRQGQGGRPGGGGARPGQLSDGPPEAGFENIYGGSTHNTYGMCAMRHMHEYGTTSEQLAWIKVAASHHAQWNEHAFLKDVVTVEDVVNSRMIADPLHLLDCCVVTDGGGALIVTSPEVARSLNRPKVKVIGAGEAPKGPSGGHGLDLTYSGAVWSGPRAFEEAGVTPADIKYASIYDSFTITVLMQLEDLGFCPKGQGGRFVADGNLISGVGKLPFNTDGGGLCNNHPTNRGGITKVIEAVRQLRGEAHPKVQVANCDLAIAHGTGGSLGTRHGAATVILERE
- a CDS encoding cupin domain-containing protein, whose product is MSVQATLVHEADCELEGWEEPAPGLVTWRTLFSGERTPTRGLVQGVAEVRATLATRPGLHRHAHAETYYILSGRGVIDLDGEMRPLAPGDAVFIPGDAWHAAWSEGDEPLRILYTFAADAFEDVVYEFADKG
- a CDS encoding DUF6515 family protein, with the translated sequence MRIRTLHLMAPVLALAVILPAEAFSQARGAARGGAPVARAAVGPGPAKRVEGPRDVRSSARSSVNAPGRGNVNVGSGGNTVVVNNGRPMDQRRYGAPPPGYRSGGYYYGGGYYYDDDDNEFLEFVGKTAAVTAGAAIVGSIITSKPTDSNGGDCKEQMSGGQVYLYCNGKYYQPVQTSGGTAYQVVNAPPK
- a CDS encoding CaiB/BaiF CoA transferase family protein, translating into MAETRELATTATGPLAGIRILDLTSVVFGSYATQILGDQGAEVFKIEDPGSGRGDGGDIMRWAGHVPEGAPRDLGPIFLTINRNKRSVVVDMKDPATKPLMEALIRSCEVFATSIRYEGLKRLGLAYEDVRALRPDVVYVHAAGYGSEGPYAGEPAYDDLIQSASGLADLLPRTDGNPTPRILPTLVADKVSGLFMSQAITAGLLHRERTGEGQFIEVPMLECMTSFTLVEHLYDHAFDPPIGQWAYQRVANPNRRPYQTKDGYIGLLPYTDKQWDQFFAAAGMAESFGKDPRFSDYATRGKHIQELYGLVGEVTQTKTTQEWLDLLKPLSIPVVRTARLDDLPDDPHLSAVGFFERHEHPHAGPYLAMKPPVKFAASPSNIRRHPPRLGEHTDEVWAELGLEKP
- the rraA gene encoding ribonuclease E activity regulator RraA: MPTLADLCDAHEDVIEVCHVPFRDFGGRAAFSGPIRTVRCFEDNALVKQALSEPGDGAVLVVDGGGSLRRSLLGDNLAADAVRNGWAGVVVFGAVRDTAELAGMDLGIKALGTCPMRTVKRGEGLRDAPVAFGGVVFVPGDILHADEDGLAVLPVEDDEA
- a CDS encoding cytochrome P450 → MAEGDSALMQSARERAAATPLDRFHVADVSHFTSDTWGPWFERLRREDPVHYCADSEYGPYWSVTRFNDIVAVDSNHEAFSSSSERGGIAIQDGYQPNALSSFIGLDPPDHDAQRRVVMPRFSTQGLAGLEPLIRSRAAAILDELPVGETFDFVDRVSVELTSQMLATLFDFPFEARRLLPQASDIILAPTGEGAEFRTNEDRQAALTPYFETFVGLWESRKGGAGDDLLSLLASDPVTRKDGQMFGYMGNVVLLTVAGSDTTRHSITGALLAFQDNPDAYDRLRADPALLDSAVPEIIRWQSPVAHMRRTATRDVELGGKTIRKGDKVIMWYVSGNRDGEVIADPDRFVIDRTRPRQHVAFGFGIHRCVGNRLAEMQLKVVWEEILRRFRRIEVVAPPRRLNSNFVKGYETLPVRILP
- a CDS encoding PaaI family thioesterase, coding for MSSPLTAPPEGFGPILRSSPVLDALGGFMSRGEGEELEVGLWVGPNHLNARGGLHGGVIATLMDVATGYMLVARSGGRRRLTARMTLDYRAAAGPGEWLQVFLDRTEEDGRKTLVHARLMSGERRVAEATVLFVDAPAARPG
- a CDS encoding entericidin A/B family lipoprotein, whose product is MRKILILAAAAATLAVAGCNTIAGVGKDVQAAGSAVTKTADEAKDGVKK
- a CDS encoding Zn-ribbon domain-containing OB-fold protein — protein: MSEAEAKPAGRAIPAPAVTVESKPFWDAAAEGRFLIKRCTACGKAHWYPRAICPFCASDDTVWEESPGEGVIYTFSIMRRSPTGPYVIGYVTLDEGPAVLTNFVDCDPDSLKIGQRVKVRFQPTEGGPPAPVFRPA
- a CDS encoding AAA family ATPase, which gives rise to MRISIMGVSGAGKSTLAASLAERLGLERVELDALNWLPGWRDLHSEDPQAFVDRVEAATRGERWVTDGNYTICQDLIWSRATDVIWLDYPLSVSMPRLLRRTLNRAVTGRELWGTGNREHFTRWFDKDHPVWFTLRHRTRANAKREARFADPKWAGLRLHRVKSPREAEALLERMAADARA